One Oncorhynchus keta strain PuntledgeMale-10-30-2019 chromosome 22, Oket_V2, whole genome shotgun sequence DNA window includes the following coding sequences:
- the mindy4 gene encoding probable ubiquitin carboxyl-terminal hydrolase MINDY-4 isoform X1, which produces MPQVMVVRVEEVAASLVREFLSRKGLKRTIACMDEEHPRTDASINNRSDLRQILHLEGLYKNNKAQDCPLKSMLEIIVRHHIEGHKEDRPGFNSDVIQTVSTTQKLVTKSPILTPTVYDHSRAEENTTGFIFNKTDMSRSLSEVVCPPHGTLSSFEVSDTPQRSFWSHSLSSEGQQDRQPVPSFLDNDSAAKRESFSDKNTVVITESTHKNKTSRLRRGMMAGPIASSPQESNRKRQTRRLGGPNLLLANNENHKNISDGPLLTTVQSQRMVKGLTELSTADPMRESQQPRRSTLGKGFDEDGYGFERVGKDKHKTSRTKAMTNQNVDLHMSEMILDDIDDDEELRELSRVSCHSSSLPPTTSDSQPMDQHTAIALKELILGSSTSCFSAEWRSQSFTFSDAPDLRYGLVQKKGGPCGVLASVQACILQKLLFEGAGSDSGHQKLRPSGAVRTKCLTLATAEILWRAGEGKKATIAITSGRNNFTPTGHHRSEGVLEKMTCIDVDNLKDLQLLVEQHIQQFESGALGCILLTISAILSRSIDRVRKDMDVPNTTLIGAHGYCTQELVNLLLCGQAVSNVFNNNMELDSGNGNLTLLKGIRCRSDIGLLSLFEHYNICKVGSNLKTPKFPIWVVCSESHFSVLFGVQELLSDQCVIGEFDLYYYDGLANQQEEICLTVFVGTSGISAGCQGVDTDLIPPLEHCIRTKWKDAIVNWNDTEPIL; this is translated from the exons ATGCCACAAGTTATGGTTGTACGAGTAGAAGAAGTTGCTGCATCGCTTGTGCGGGAATTTCTCAGTCGGAAG GGACTCAAGAGAACGATTGCCTGCATGGATGAAGAGCATCCCCGTACAGATGCCAGCATCAACAATAGATCCGATCTGCGACAAATTCTTCATTTGGAAGGCCTATATAAAAACAACAAG GCCCAAGACTGTCCCCTGAAATCAATGTTGGAAATCATTGTAAGACATCACATTGAAGGACATAAAGAGGACAGGCCAGGCTTCAACAGTGATGTCATCCAGACCGTATCAACTACACAGAAGTTGGTGACAAAGTCTCCAATATTGACACCAACAGTGTATGACCACAGCAGGGCAGAAGAGAACACTACTGGATTTATTTTCAACAAAACTGACATGTCAAG GTCACTTTCAGAGGTTGTCTGTCCACCTCATGGTACATTATCATCATTTGAAGTGTCAGATACTCCCCAGAGAAGTTTCTGGAGCCATAGCCTTTCCTCAGAGGGCCAGCAGGACCGACAGCCTGTACCCTCCTTCCTAGACAATGACAGCGCCGCTAAAAGGGAGTCCTTTTCAGACAAAAACACGGTCGTCATCACAGAGAGTACTCATAAGAACAAAACAAGTCGCCTCAGACGAGGCATGATGGCAGGTCCCATAGCTAGTTCCCCCCAG GAATCGAATAGAAAACGTCAGACTCGACGGTTGGGAGGCCCTAATCTTCTTCTGGCAAATAATGAAAACCACAAAAACATCAGCGATGGGCCTCTGTTGACGACTGTCCAGTCACAGAGAATGGTTAAAGGGTTGACAGAGCTCTCCACTGCTGACCCCATGAGAGAAAGCCAACAGCCGCGGCGCAGCACACTGGGAAAAGGATTTGATGAAGATGGCTATGGGTTTGAGAGAGTAGGAAAAGACAAGCACAAGACCAGCAG AACAAAAGCAATGACCAATCAAAATGTTGATCTGCACATGTCGGAGATGATTTTGG ATGAcattgatgatgatgaggagttgCGTGAGCTCTCCAGAGTGTCCTGCCACTCCTCCAGTTTGCCTCCAACCACTTCTGATAGTCAACCCATGGACCAGCATACTGCCATT GCCCTGAAAGAGCTCATCCTTGGCTCCAGCACCAGTTGTTTCAGTGCTGAGTGGAGGAGTCAGAGTTTCACTTTCTCCGATGCACCTGATCTGAGATATGGGCTTGTTCAGAAGAAG GGTGGTCCTTGTGGAGTTCTGGCTTCAGTCCAGGCTTGTATTCTGCAGAAACTTCTGTTTGAGGGGGCCGGCAGCGACTCAGGGCACCA GAAATTAAGACCCTCTGGTGCTGTGAGAACAAAGTGCCTCACTTTAGCCACTGCTGAGATCCTGTGGAGGGCTGGGGAGGGGAAAAAAGCCACCATTGCCAT AACATCAGGAAGAAATAATTTCACCCCTACAGGACACCATAGATCTGAAGGAGTACTAGAAAAG ATGACATGTATTGATGTTGACAATCTAAAGGACCTTCAGTTGCTTGTGGAACAGCATATTCAACAG TTTGAGTCGGGAGCCTTAGGGTGTATATTGCTCACCATCTCTGCTATTCTCTCCAGATCTATTGACCG GGTTAGAAAGGATATGGATGTCCCCAACACCACACTCATCGGAGCCCATGGCTACTGCACACAG GAGCTTGTCAATTTATTGCTGTGTGGACAGGCTGTGTCCAATGTCTTCAACAACAATATGGAGCTGGATTCAGGCAATGGAAACCTGACCCTTCTCAAGGGAATAAGATGTCGCAGTGACATTGGACTGCTGTCCTTATTTGAACATTATAATATATGCAAG GTTGGCTCCAACCTGAAGACTCCCAAGTTCCCTATCTGGGTGGTGTGCAGTGAGAGCCATTTCAGCGTGCTCTTTGGTGTGCAGGAGCTGCTGAGTGACCAGTGTGTGATCGGGGAGTTTGACCTGTACTACTACGACGGCCTAGCCAATCAGCAGGAGGAAATCTGCCTAACTGTCT TTGTAGGTACCTCAGGAATATCTGCTGGCTGCCAAGGTGTGGACACTGATCTCATTCCTCCTCTTGAACACTGTATACGGACCAA ATGGAAAGATGCCATTGTCAATTGGAATGACACCGAGCCCATACTTTGA
- the mindy4 gene encoding probable ubiquitin carboxyl-terminal hydrolase MINDY-4 isoform X3 — MDEEHPRTDASINNRSDLRQILHLEGLYKNNKAQDCPLKSMLEIIVRHHIEGHKEDRPGFNSDVIQTVSTTQKLVTKSPILTPTVYDHSRAEENTTGFIFNKTDMSRSLSEVVCPPHGTLSSFEVSDTPQRSFWSHSLSSEGQQDRQPVPSFLDNDSAAKRESFSDKNTVVITESTHKNKTSRLRRGMMAGPIASSPQESNRKRQTRRLGGPNLLLANNENHKNISDGPLLTTVQSQRMVKGLTELSTADPMRESQQPRRSTLGKGFDEDGYGFERVGKDKHKTSRTKAMTNQNVDLHMSEMILDDIDDDEELRELSRVSCHSSSLPPTTSDSQPMDQHTAIALKELILGSSTSCFSAEWRSQSFTFSDAPDLRYGLVQKKGGPCGVLASVQACILQKLLFEGAGSDSGHQKLRPSGAVRTKCLTLATAEILWRAGEGKKATIAITSGRNNFTPTGHHRSEGVLEKMTCIDVDNLKDLQLLVEQHIQQFESGALGCILLTISAILSRSIDRVRKDMDVPNTTLIGAHGYCTQELVNLLLCGQAVSNVFNNNMELDSGNGNLTLLKGIRCRSDIGLLSLFEHYNICKVGSNLKTPKFPIWVVCSESHFSVLFGVQELLSDQCVIGEFDLYYYDGLANQQEEICLTVFVGTSGISAGCQGVDTDLIPPLEHCIRTKWKDAIVNWNDTEPIL; from the exons ATGGATGAAGAGCATCCCCGTACAGATGCCAGCATCAACAATAGATCCGATCTGCGACAAATTCTTCATTTGGAAGGCCTATATAAAAACAACAAG GCCCAAGACTGTCCCCTGAAATCAATGTTGGAAATCATTGTAAGACATCACATTGAAGGACATAAAGAGGACAGGCCAGGCTTCAACAGTGATGTCATCCAGACCGTATCAACTACACAGAAGTTGGTGACAAAGTCTCCAATATTGACACCAACAGTGTATGACCACAGCAGGGCAGAAGAGAACACTACTGGATTTATTTTCAACAAAACTGACATGTCAAG GTCACTTTCAGAGGTTGTCTGTCCACCTCATGGTACATTATCATCATTTGAAGTGTCAGATACTCCCCAGAGAAGTTTCTGGAGCCATAGCCTTTCCTCAGAGGGCCAGCAGGACCGACAGCCTGTACCCTCCTTCCTAGACAATGACAGCGCCGCTAAAAGGGAGTCCTTTTCAGACAAAAACACGGTCGTCATCACAGAGAGTACTCATAAGAACAAAACAAGTCGCCTCAGACGAGGCATGATGGCAGGTCCCATAGCTAGTTCCCCCCAG GAATCGAATAGAAAACGTCAGACTCGACGGTTGGGAGGCCCTAATCTTCTTCTGGCAAATAATGAAAACCACAAAAACATCAGCGATGGGCCTCTGTTGACGACTGTCCAGTCACAGAGAATGGTTAAAGGGTTGACAGAGCTCTCCACTGCTGACCCCATGAGAGAAAGCCAACAGCCGCGGCGCAGCACACTGGGAAAAGGATTTGATGAAGATGGCTATGGGTTTGAGAGAGTAGGAAAAGACAAGCACAAGACCAGCAG AACAAAAGCAATGACCAATCAAAATGTTGATCTGCACATGTCGGAGATGATTTTGG ATGAcattgatgatgatgaggagttgCGTGAGCTCTCCAGAGTGTCCTGCCACTCCTCCAGTTTGCCTCCAACCACTTCTGATAGTCAACCCATGGACCAGCATACTGCCATT GCCCTGAAAGAGCTCATCCTTGGCTCCAGCACCAGTTGTTTCAGTGCTGAGTGGAGGAGTCAGAGTTTCACTTTCTCCGATGCACCTGATCTGAGATATGGGCTTGTTCAGAAGAAG GGTGGTCCTTGTGGAGTTCTGGCTTCAGTCCAGGCTTGTATTCTGCAGAAACTTCTGTTTGAGGGGGCCGGCAGCGACTCAGGGCACCA GAAATTAAGACCCTCTGGTGCTGTGAGAACAAAGTGCCTCACTTTAGCCACTGCTGAGATCCTGTGGAGGGCTGGGGAGGGGAAAAAAGCCACCATTGCCAT AACATCAGGAAGAAATAATTTCACCCCTACAGGACACCATAGATCTGAAGGAGTACTAGAAAAG ATGACATGTATTGATGTTGACAATCTAAAGGACCTTCAGTTGCTTGTGGAACAGCATATTCAACAG TTTGAGTCGGGAGCCTTAGGGTGTATATTGCTCACCATCTCTGCTATTCTCTCCAGATCTATTGACCG GGTTAGAAAGGATATGGATGTCCCCAACACCACACTCATCGGAGCCCATGGCTACTGCACACAG GAGCTTGTCAATTTATTGCTGTGTGGACAGGCTGTGTCCAATGTCTTCAACAACAATATGGAGCTGGATTCAGGCAATGGAAACCTGACCCTTCTCAAGGGAATAAGATGTCGCAGTGACATTGGACTGCTGTCCTTATTTGAACATTATAATATATGCAAG GTTGGCTCCAACCTGAAGACTCCCAAGTTCCCTATCTGGGTGGTGTGCAGTGAGAGCCATTTCAGCGTGCTCTTTGGTGTGCAGGAGCTGCTGAGTGACCAGTGTGTGATCGGGGAGTTTGACCTGTACTACTACGACGGCCTAGCCAATCAGCAGGAGGAAATCTGCCTAACTGTCT TTGTAGGTACCTCAGGAATATCTGCTGGCTGCCAAGGTGTGGACACTGATCTCATTCCTCCTCTTGAACACTGTATACGGACCAA ATGGAAAGATGCCATTGTCAATTGGAATGACACCGAGCCCATACTTTGA
- the mindy4 gene encoding probable ubiquitin carboxyl-terminal hydrolase MINDY-4 isoform X2, producing MPQVMVVRVEEVAASLVREFLSRKGLKRTIACMDEEHPRTDASINNRSDLRQILHLEGLYKNNKAQDCPLKSMLEIIVRHHIEGHKEDRPGFNSDVIQTVSTTQKLVTKSPILTPTVYDHSRAEENTTGFIFNKTDMSRSLSEVVCPPHGTLSSFEVSDTPQRSFWSHSLSSEGQQDRQPVPSFLDNDSAAKRESFSDKNTVVITESTHKNKTSRLRRGMMAGPIASSPQESNRKRQTRRLGGPNLLLANNENHKNISDGPLLTTVQSQRMVKGLTELSTADPMRESQQPRRSTLGKGFDEDGYGFERVGKDKHKTSRTKAMTNQNVDLHMSEMILDDIDDDEELRELSRVSCHSSSLPPTTSDSQPMDQHTAIALKELILGSSTSCFSAEWRSQSFTFSDAPDLRYGLVQKKGGPCGVLASVQACILQKLLFEGAGSDSGHQKLRPSGAVRTKCLTLATAEILWRAGEGKKATIAITSGRNNFTPTGHHRSEGVLEKMTCIDVDNLKDLQLLVEQHIQQFESGALGCILLTISAILSRSIDRVRKDMDVPNTTLIGAHGYCTQELVNLLLCGQAVSNVFNNNMELDSGNGNLTLLKGIRCRSDIGLLSLFEHYNICKVGSNLKTPKFPIWVVCSESHFSVLFGVQELLSDQCVIGEFDLYYYDGLANQQEEICLTVCTSGISAGCQGVDTDLIPPLEHCIRTKWKDAIVNWNDTEPIL from the exons ATGCCACAAGTTATGGTTGTACGAGTAGAAGAAGTTGCTGCATCGCTTGTGCGGGAATTTCTCAGTCGGAAG GGACTCAAGAGAACGATTGCCTGCATGGATGAAGAGCATCCCCGTACAGATGCCAGCATCAACAATAGATCCGATCTGCGACAAATTCTTCATTTGGAAGGCCTATATAAAAACAACAAG GCCCAAGACTGTCCCCTGAAATCAATGTTGGAAATCATTGTAAGACATCACATTGAAGGACATAAAGAGGACAGGCCAGGCTTCAACAGTGATGTCATCCAGACCGTATCAACTACACAGAAGTTGGTGACAAAGTCTCCAATATTGACACCAACAGTGTATGACCACAGCAGGGCAGAAGAGAACACTACTGGATTTATTTTCAACAAAACTGACATGTCAAG GTCACTTTCAGAGGTTGTCTGTCCACCTCATGGTACATTATCATCATTTGAAGTGTCAGATACTCCCCAGAGAAGTTTCTGGAGCCATAGCCTTTCCTCAGAGGGCCAGCAGGACCGACAGCCTGTACCCTCCTTCCTAGACAATGACAGCGCCGCTAAAAGGGAGTCCTTTTCAGACAAAAACACGGTCGTCATCACAGAGAGTACTCATAAGAACAAAACAAGTCGCCTCAGACGAGGCATGATGGCAGGTCCCATAGCTAGTTCCCCCCAG GAATCGAATAGAAAACGTCAGACTCGACGGTTGGGAGGCCCTAATCTTCTTCTGGCAAATAATGAAAACCACAAAAACATCAGCGATGGGCCTCTGTTGACGACTGTCCAGTCACAGAGAATGGTTAAAGGGTTGACAGAGCTCTCCACTGCTGACCCCATGAGAGAAAGCCAACAGCCGCGGCGCAGCACACTGGGAAAAGGATTTGATGAAGATGGCTATGGGTTTGAGAGAGTAGGAAAAGACAAGCACAAGACCAGCAG AACAAAAGCAATGACCAATCAAAATGTTGATCTGCACATGTCGGAGATGATTTTGG ATGAcattgatgatgatgaggagttgCGTGAGCTCTCCAGAGTGTCCTGCCACTCCTCCAGTTTGCCTCCAACCACTTCTGATAGTCAACCCATGGACCAGCATACTGCCATT GCCCTGAAAGAGCTCATCCTTGGCTCCAGCACCAGTTGTTTCAGTGCTGAGTGGAGGAGTCAGAGTTTCACTTTCTCCGATGCACCTGATCTGAGATATGGGCTTGTTCAGAAGAAG GGTGGTCCTTGTGGAGTTCTGGCTTCAGTCCAGGCTTGTATTCTGCAGAAACTTCTGTTTGAGGGGGCCGGCAGCGACTCAGGGCACCA GAAATTAAGACCCTCTGGTGCTGTGAGAACAAAGTGCCTCACTTTAGCCACTGCTGAGATCCTGTGGAGGGCTGGGGAGGGGAAAAAAGCCACCATTGCCAT AACATCAGGAAGAAATAATTTCACCCCTACAGGACACCATAGATCTGAAGGAGTACTAGAAAAG ATGACATGTATTGATGTTGACAATCTAAAGGACCTTCAGTTGCTTGTGGAACAGCATATTCAACAG TTTGAGTCGGGAGCCTTAGGGTGTATATTGCTCACCATCTCTGCTATTCTCTCCAGATCTATTGACCG GGTTAGAAAGGATATGGATGTCCCCAACACCACACTCATCGGAGCCCATGGCTACTGCACACAG GAGCTTGTCAATTTATTGCTGTGTGGACAGGCTGTGTCCAATGTCTTCAACAACAATATGGAGCTGGATTCAGGCAATGGAAACCTGACCCTTCTCAAGGGAATAAGATGTCGCAGTGACATTGGACTGCTGTCCTTATTTGAACATTATAATATATGCAAG GTTGGCTCCAACCTGAAGACTCCCAAGTTCCCTATCTGGGTGGTGTGCAGTGAGAGCCATTTCAGCGTGCTCTTTGGTGTGCAGGAGCTGCTGAGTGACCAGTGTGTGATCGGGGAGTTTGACCTGTACTACTACGACGGCCTAGCCAATCAGCAGGAGGAAATCTGCCTAACTGTCT GTACCTCAGGAATATCTGCTGGCTGCCAAGGTGTGGACACTGATCTCATTCCTCCTCTTGAACACTGTATACGGACCAA ATGGAAAGATGCCATTGTCAATTGGAATGACACCGAGCCCATACTTTGA